Proteins from one uncultured Anaeromusa sp. genomic window:
- a CDS encoding response regulator, whose product MNYRIVWTYWLGGTLFGFIFPVIVLQYELMRLQLEFSWSNLLLAQSITPITKLAYTAPVLFGLFALVAGIYQARLAWHKKNLNALVEERTFFIDQLLDHSPNLFFYEDKEGRLLGCNKAYEQAFQVRREDLIGRTVLEMAHISPEEAQDYYEEQREVIATGAMMYRQVPRRFADGSIHELLYWVSGFRLPDGSPGGLMGTIVDVSELKKKEEELSQAHEEAQEALQAKSLFLANISHEIRTPMNAIIGMAYLALKTDLNDKQRDYVEKIHNAGTSLLAIINDLLDFSKMEADKMHLEQAEFALQGVLDQVVTLTSRQAQLKELEILYRVAPDVPEYLLGDSLRLGQVLTNLVNNAVKFTESGEIVLDIQNIRRTGDRVQLQFSVKDTGIGMSKEQQGRLFQPFTQGDSSTTRKHGGSGLGLTISKKLVELMGGQMWVESQPGQGSTFFFSIWLGVGAEVIRSRVPKGLEEKRLLVVDDNQAAREILADHLKSLRFTVDTAESGSEALKRVEEADEAHQPYAAVFMDWQMPQLNGLETTRQLRKTPLQEPAPEVVLVTAFEKDKAEEEAKQCGIDTVLIKPVGPSVLFDTMVRLLAEESVIEESYRGDEPEKDYHLQGVRVLLVEDNLINQQIAVELLHRQNVYVEVVGNGLLAVERIEAVPPDILPYDAILMDVHMPVMDGFEATKRIRQCNQEVPIIAMTARAMANERELCLQLGMNAHLPKPIDYHLLYSTLAYWTAGKGRALARREPAVQGKEVKGMEKLAGLNVQEALQRLLGNEELYQKLLQEFALDQETAVTAAQEAMLQENWEVAVRTAHTLKGSAANLGAMALSKAAAQLEMALRAKDASPELFQQAQEELQRVLSSIQEAWPSKATEESAQEVGEEAWLQAEPELGELRRLLGEFDSEAEEYFQAHKKSWAPLFDAMEFSRLEQLLRRFELEDALAQLNHLCERRCKL is encoded by the coding sequence ATGAATTACCGGATAGTGTGGACCTACTGGCTAGGTGGAACGCTGTTCGGTTTTATTTTTCCTGTTATCGTTTTACAGTATGAACTTATGCGCTTGCAGCTTGAGTTTTCTTGGAGTAATTTGCTGCTGGCCCAAAGCATAACGCCGATTACTAAGCTGGCTTATACCGCTCCGGTGCTGTTTGGTTTGTTTGCGTTAGTGGCCGGTATTTACCAGGCGCGACTGGCGTGGCACAAGAAAAATCTTAACGCCTTGGTGGAAGAGAGAACTTTTTTTATTGATCAGTTGCTGGATCACAGTCCGAATCTTTTCTTTTACGAAGACAAAGAAGGACGCTTATTGGGATGCAATAAAGCGTATGAACAGGCGTTTCAGGTACGCCGGGAGGATCTCATCGGCAGGACGGTTTTAGAGATGGCCCATATCTCCCCGGAGGAAGCGCAGGATTATTACGAGGAGCAGCGCGAGGTTATTGCTACAGGTGCGATGATGTATCGGCAAGTGCCGCGCCGTTTTGCAGACGGCAGTATCCATGAGCTGCTGTATTGGGTTTCCGGCTTTCGTCTTCCTGACGGCAGCCCTGGCGGCCTGATGGGAACCATTGTGGACGTGAGCGAGCTCAAGAAGAAAGAAGAAGAGCTGAGTCAGGCTCACGAGGAGGCGCAAGAGGCCCTGCAGGCCAAATCACTCTTTCTGGCCAACATCAGCCATGAGATTCGCACGCCGATGAATGCCATTATCGGCATGGCGTACTTGGCTTTGAAAACCGACTTGAACGATAAGCAGCGGGACTATGTGGAAAAAATCCACAATGCCGGCACGTCGCTGTTAGCGATTATTAATGATCTTTTGGATTTTTCGAAAATGGAAGCGGATAAGATGCATCTGGAGCAGGCGGAATTTGCCCTGCAAGGCGTATTGGATCAGGTGGTGACGCTGACGAGCCGTCAGGCCCAGCTCAAGGAACTGGAAATTTTGTACCGCGTAGCGCCGGATGTGCCGGAGTACCTGCTGGGAGATTCGCTGCGCTTAGGACAGGTGCTGACCAACTTGGTCAATAATGCTGTAAAATTTACGGAGAGCGGCGAGATTGTGCTTGATATTCAAAACATACGCCGTACTGGCGATCGGGTGCAGCTCCAGTTTTCGGTCAAGGATACAGGTATTGGCATGTCCAAGGAGCAGCAGGGAAGGCTGTTTCAGCCGTTTACGCAAGGGGATAGCTCTACAACTCGCAAACATGGAGGCAGCGGCCTGGGTCTTACGATCAGCAAGAAGCTGGTAGAGCTCATGGGCGGCCAGATGTGGGTGGAAAGTCAGCCGGGACAAGGGAGTACGTTCTTCTTTTCTATTTGGCTGGGTGTGGGCGCCGAAGTCATTCGTTCACGGGTGCCTAAAGGACTGGAAGAAAAACGGCTGCTGGTGGTGGACGATAATCAGGCCGCCCGGGAAATCCTGGCGGATCATTTAAAATCGCTGCGCTTTACGGTGGATACGGCGGAATCCGGTTCTGAAGCGCTAAAACGAGTGGAAGAAGCCGATGAAGCGCACCAGCCGTATGCAGCGGTATTTATGGATTGGCAGATGCCTCAGCTTAACGGGCTGGAGACGACGCGGCAATTACGCAAAACGCCGCTTCAAGAACCGGCGCCGGAAGTGGTGCTGGTGACTGCCTTTGAAAAAGACAAGGCCGAGGAAGAAGCGAAGCAATGCGGCATTGATACGGTGCTGATTAAGCCAGTAGGACCGTCGGTATTATTTGATACGATGGTGCGCCTGTTGGCGGAAGAGTCGGTGATCGAGGAAAGCTATCGAGGAGACGAACCGGAAAAGGATTATCATTTGCAGGGTGTGCGGGTTCTTTTGGTGGAGGACAATCTTATCAATCAGCAAATCGCCGTAGAATTGCTGCATCGGCAGAATGTGTATGTGGAGGTAGTGGGCAATGGGCTGTTGGCGGTGGAGCGTATTGAAGCGGTGCCGCCGGATATTTTGCCGTATGACGCTATCTTGATGGACGTGCATATGCCGGTGATGGATGGTTTTGAAGCGACAAAGCGCATCCGTCAGTGCAACCAGGAGGTTCCGATTATCGCCATGACAGCCAGAGCGATGGCTAACGAAAGAGAGCTCTGTCTGCAGTTAGGGATGAATGCGCATTTGCCGAAACCCATTGATTACCATTTGTTATATTCAACGTTGGCCTACTGGACAGCCGGTAAGGGCAGGGCGTTGGCGCGGCGGGAGCCGGCAGTGCAGGGAAAGGAGGTCAAGGGGATGGAAAAGCTCGCAGGATTGAATGTGCAAGAGGCGTTGCAGCGGCTTCTAGGCAATGAAGAATTGTACCAAAAGCTATTGCAGGAGTTCGCCTTAGACCAGGAGACGGCGGTTACGGCAGCGCAGGAAGCCATGCTGCAGGAGAACTGGGAAGTGGCGGTGCGTACGGCGCATACCCTGAAAGGGTCGGCGGCCAATTTGGGCGCTATGGCTTTGTCTAAAGCGGCGGCGCAGCTGGAGATGGCCTTGCGTGCGAAAGACGCCTCGCCCGAATTGTTCCAGCAAGCGCAAGAGGAATTGCAGCGCGTTCTATCTTCCATCCAAGAAGCCTGGCCTTCTAAAGCAACCGAAGAATCGGCTCAGGAAGTCGGCGAAGAGGCATGGCTCCAGGCGGAACCGGAGCTGGGAGAATTGCGGCGTCTTTTAGGGGAGTTTGACAGCGAGGCGGAAGAGTATTTTCAAGCGCATAAAAAGAGCTGGGCGCCGTTGTTTGACGCCATGGAATTTTCTCGGTTAGAGCAGCTGTTACGGCGTTTTGAATTGGAGGATGCGCTGGCGCAGCTAAACCACTTGTGTGAGAGAAGGTGTAAGCTGTGA
- a CDS encoding DEAD/DEAH box helicase, producing the protein MLNLHLTDEAISQEASWDSSYQRGCTYHRQGRVDRLRFDAAQQRYYATVRGTRSYKVEVWGDTRMLHYQCNCPAYDGYSACKHIVAVLKAIQNREALSHPEGEEAASQHNPNLTPAEAALLAHYRPQAQAAASSAGSQEVQLAVTYCRRQSGVLSQTWLELSIGVSRLYVLKDLPAFLEHVCWGQPHPFGKNFTFTPGTMRFDAVSSQLFTLIREAYQSERERRAWSGSFFSANDTLSSFHNKRGFSLDSAQQRQFWQWAQHHNVPIRLLLNDKEYDAAPVLAATPPLTTVLDDIPGGVSVRLEAPDDSWELLTGNGSHLYCGGSIYAVPEDFRLTWTPLLEHFQGHKVRELRIPLEESEPLFSAMMPKLEAAGSVQVATTLQQRFRREPLEAKIYLDRYGSGLAARLECRYAGQLLEEGAPTRRDESGAIWLRDEAAESSVRQALSQAGFRESGLFWQLEHPDALFHFADEGLAALQQQAEVFGADDLRLKVRPMSASAGVRLSSTGLVELSLEHEGLDRKELWDILASYRQKKQYHRLKDGAFLKLEGAAEEMLAMVDSLGLSKQELAQENLTLPRYRALYLDLLARESQSLHVEREKSFRQLVRDIRRPEESERELPQQLNAQLREYQETGYRWLTSLAQHQLGGVLADDMGLGKTVQMLAFLQYAKEQGETRPSLVVAPTSLVYNWLEEASRFTPGLRVRVLAGQQSSRQEALQDLEDTDLFITSYGVLRRDIETYQDLHFYCAILDEAQHIKNPSTQAAQAAKDIPAQVRFALTGTPVENSLTELWSIFDFILPGYLRSHKFFQDHFETPIVKDQDQEALQNLSRHIRPFLLRRLKKEVLKELPPKVESKMSAEMTPRQSKVYAAWLAKARQEMQEELTAQGFEQSRIKILALLTRLRQLCCHPALFLDDYRGGSGKLDLLHELLQDALEGGHRMLLFSQFTGMLDLIRQHLAKEGIDCFYLDGATPAQERLRLVNAFNSGEKSVFLISLKAGGTGLNLTGADMVIHYDPWWNPAVEDQATDRAYRIGQKQSVQVYKLIAKNTIEEKIYALQERKKEMIDSVIQPGENFLGKLSEAELRELFL; encoded by the coding sequence ATGCTAAACCTGCATTTAACCGATGAAGCCATTTCCCAGGAAGCCTCTTGGGACAGTTCTTACCAGCGCGGCTGCACCTACCATCGCCAAGGCCGCGTAGATAGACTGCGCTTTGACGCAGCCCAGCAGCGCTATTACGCCACTGTCAGAGGCACTCGTTCCTATAAGGTCGAAGTATGGGGCGACACGCGCATGCTGCATTACCAGTGCAACTGTCCCGCCTATGACGGCTACAGCGCCTGCAAGCACATCGTCGCCGTCCTTAAGGCCATCCAGAACCGCGAGGCGCTCTCGCATCCTGAAGGCGAAGAAGCGGCAAGCCAACACAATCCGAATCTAACCCCCGCTGAAGCGGCGCTTTTGGCGCATTACCGCCCCCAAGCGCAAGCGGCAGCGTCTTCCGCAGGCAGCCAGGAAGTGCAGCTAGCCGTTACCTACTGCCGCCGCCAAAGCGGCGTTCTCTCCCAAACCTGGCTGGAATTGAGCATTGGCGTAAGCCGTCTTTATGTGCTGAAAGACTTGCCTGCTTTTTTGGAGCATGTCTGCTGGGGCCAGCCTCATCCGTTCGGCAAGAATTTTACCTTCACCCCGGGAACGATGCGCTTTGATGCTGTTTCGTCGCAGCTGTTTACGCTGATCCGCGAAGCCTACCAAAGCGAGCGCGAACGCCGCGCCTGGAGCGGCAGCTTTTTCAGCGCCAACGACACCCTTTCTTCGTTCCACAATAAACGAGGCTTCTCTTTGGACAGCGCCCAGCAGCGCCAGTTTTGGCAATGGGCCCAGCATCACAACGTTCCCATCCGGCTGCTTTTAAACGACAAGGAATACGACGCAGCTCCAGTGCTTGCAGCCACACCGCCGCTCACAACGGTTTTGGATGACATTCCCGGCGGCGTCAGCGTACGCCTGGAAGCTCCTGACGACTCTTGGGAGCTGCTGACTGGCAATGGTAGCCATCTCTACTGCGGCGGCAGCATCTATGCCGTTCCGGAAGACTTCCGCCTGACCTGGACGCCGCTCTTAGAGCATTTTCAAGGACATAAAGTACGAGAGCTCCGCATCCCCTTGGAAGAATCAGAGCCTCTTTTCAGCGCCATGATGCCCAAGCTCGAAGCGGCCGGTTCAGTCCAGGTGGCAACAACGCTGCAGCAGCGCTTTCGCAGAGAGCCGCTGGAAGCCAAGATCTACCTGGACCGCTACGGCTCAGGCCTAGCGGCGCGGCTGGAGTGCCGCTACGCCGGACAGCTCTTAGAAGAAGGCGCCCCGACGCGCCGTGATGAATCCGGGGCCATCTGGCTGCGGGACGAAGCGGCGGAAAGCTCCGTACGCCAAGCGCTTTCCCAGGCAGGCTTTCGGGAAAGCGGCCTGTTCTGGCAGCTAGAGCACCCGGACGCGCTCTTTCATTTTGCCGATGAAGGTCTGGCCGCTTTGCAGCAGCAGGCCGAAGTCTTCGGCGCTGACGATCTGCGCCTGAAAGTACGTCCGATGAGCGCCAGCGCCGGCGTTCGCTTAAGCAGCACCGGCTTAGTAGAACTATCCTTAGAGCATGAAGGCCTTGACCGCAAGGAACTCTGGGATATTCTAGCTTCGTACCGACAGAAAAAACAGTATCACCGCCTCAAAGACGGCGCCTTTTTGAAACTCGAAGGCGCTGCCGAGGAAATGCTGGCGATGGTAGACAGCCTAGGCCTGAGCAAGCAGGAGCTGGCTCAAGAAAATTTGACGCTGCCTCGTTACCGCGCGCTATATCTGGATTTGCTCGCCCGCGAAAGCCAGTCCCTGCATGTAGAACGGGAGAAAAGCTTCCGCCAGTTAGTGCGGGACATTCGCCGCCCCGAAGAAAGCGAACGCGAACTGCCGCAGCAGCTTAACGCGCAGCTGCGGGAATACCAGGAAACCGGCTATCGCTGGCTGACCTCCTTAGCACAGCATCAGTTGGGAGGCGTTCTGGCGGACGACATGGGTTTAGGCAAAACAGTACAAATGCTAGCATTCTTACAGTATGCTAAAGAACAAGGCGAAACAAGGCCGTCTCTGGTTGTAGCGCCCACGTCTCTTGTTTATAACTGGCTGGAGGAAGCCTCCCGCTTCACGCCGGGCCTGCGCGTGCGCGTCCTCGCCGGTCAGCAAAGCAGCCGCCAGGAGGCGCTGCAAGACCTAGAAGATACGGATCTTTTCATCACGTCCTACGGCGTGCTGCGTCGGGATATCGAAACCTACCAGGATCTCCACTTCTACTGCGCCATTCTCGACGAGGCGCAGCATATCAAAAACCCGAGCACCCAGGCGGCGCAAGCGGCGAAAGACATTCCCGCCCAGGTGCGCTTCGCGCTCACAGGCACGCCGGTGGAAAATTCCCTCACCGAACTGTGGTCGATCTTTGATTTCATTTTGCCGGGCTACTTGCGCAGCCATAAGTTTTTCCAGGATCACTTTGAAACGCCCATCGTCAAAGACCAAGACCAGGAAGCGCTGCAAAACCTGAGCCGCCATATCCGCCCCTTCCTGCTGCGTCGCTTGAAAAAAGAAGTGCTCAAAGAGCTGCCTCCTAAAGTGGAAAGCAAGATGAGCGCCGAAATGACGCCCCGCCAAAGCAAAGTCTACGCCGCCTGGCTGGCTAAAGCCCGCCAGGAAATGCAAGAAGAACTCACGGCTCAAGGTTTCGAACAAAGCCGCATCAAAATCCTGGCGCTTCTCACGCGCCTGCGCCAGCTCTGCTGTCATCCGGCGCTCTTTCTTGACGATTATCGCGGCGGCAGCGGCAAACTGGACCTCTTGCACGAGCTGCTCCAAGACGCCCTTGAAGGCGGCCACCGGATGCTGCTGTTCTCTCAGTTCACAGGCATGCTCGATCTCATCCGCCAGCATCTGGCCAAGGAGGGCATCGACTGCTTCTACCTGGATGGCGCCACCCCCGCCCAAGAACGCCTGCGGCTGGTAAACGCCTTCAACAGCGGTGAAAAATCGGTGTTTCTCATCTCCCTAAAAGCCGGCGGCACAGGCCTCAACCTCACCGGCGCGGACATGGTCATCCACTATGACCCCTGGTGGAATCCGGCTGTCGAAGACCAGGCCACCGACCGAGCTTATCGCATCGGTCAAAAGCAATCCGTCCAGGTCTATAAGCTTATCGCCAAGAACACCATCGAAGAAAAAATCTACGCCCTGCAGGAACGCAAAAAGGAAATGATCGACTCCGTCATTCAGCCGGGCGAGAATTTCCTGGGCAAATTGAGCGAAGCAGAACTGCGAGAGCTGTTCTTATAA
- a CDS encoding two-component system response regulator, whose product MTAEKPVVLVVDDAPDNIALASSLLKSEYKVKVATNGAKALQIVKQAAPDLILLDVMMPVLDGYETCRQLQADPVLADIPVIFLTARQEQEDEAKGLALGAVDYITKPLNPAILLSRVKTHIKLHQAQQFFRDKASYLEAEVARRMKEISLIQEVSIVAMASLAETRSNETGAHIQRTAAYVRELALFLQNRRGYRDVLTPENIQLLVRSAPLHDIGKVGIPDSILLKPGKLTVEEFAVMKTHAAIGRDAIRRAELLLGTEESFLQFAKEIAQGHHEKWDGSGYPDGLAGEDIPLSARLMALADVYDALISRRVYKDPYPHSTAVRMIEAESGTHFDPVVVEAFLALEGRFLEIAEAMRDIKLD is encoded by the coding sequence GTGACAGCGGAAAAGCCGGTTGTGCTGGTTGTTGATGATGCGCCCGACAATATTGCGCTGGCAAGTTCGTTGTTAAAATCGGAGTATAAGGTCAAGGTGGCTACCAATGGAGCCAAGGCGTTGCAGATTGTAAAGCAGGCGGCGCCGGACTTGATTTTGTTGGATGTAATGATGCCGGTGCTGGATGGCTACGAAACTTGTCGACAGTTGCAGGCCGATCCGGTGCTGGCGGACATTCCCGTCATTTTTCTTACGGCGCGGCAGGAGCAGGAGGACGAGGCGAAAGGGCTGGCTTTAGGAGCGGTGGACTATATTACCAAGCCGCTCAATCCGGCTATTTTGCTGTCCCGGGTTAAGACGCATATTAAGCTGCATCAAGCACAGCAGTTTTTTCGGGATAAAGCCAGTTATTTGGAAGCGGAAGTAGCTAGGCGCATGAAGGAAATCTCTTTGATTCAAGAGGTTTCCATTGTGGCTATGGCTTCCTTGGCGGAGACGCGCAGCAACGAAACAGGAGCGCATATTCAGCGCACCGCGGCGTATGTGCGAGAGCTGGCGTTGTTTTTGCAAAACCGGCGCGGCTATCGGGATGTGTTGACGCCCGAAAACATTCAGCTCTTAGTGCGCTCAGCGCCTTTGCATGATATCGGAAAAGTGGGTATTCCTGATAGCATTTTGCTCAAGCCCGGCAAGCTGACGGTGGAAGAGTTTGCGGTAATGAAAACCCATGCCGCCATCGGGAGGGATGCCATCCGGCGAGCGGAGCTTTTGCTGGGAACGGAAGAAAGCTTTTTGCAGTTTGCTAAGGAAATAGCGCAAGGTCACCATGAAAAATGGGATGGCAGCGGCTATCCGGACGGGTTGGCTGGCGAGGATATTCCTCTGTCCGCCCGCTTGATGGCTCTGGCGGATGTATATGACGCCTTAATCAGCCGGCGGGTATATAAGGACCCGTACCCCCATTCTACGGCGGTGCGCATGATCGAAGCCGAATCAGGCACGCATTTTGACCCGGTGGTAGTGGAAGCTTTCTTGGCGTTGGAAGGGCGTTTCTTGGAAATCGCCGAAGCGATGCGGGATATAAAACTAGACTGA